A genomic window from Pseudomonas argentinensis includes:
- a CDS encoding phosphoribosylanthranilate isomerase has product MSVVRSKICGITRLEDGLAAVAAGADAIGLVFYAPSPRAVSVEQAQAIVAGLPPFVTTVGLFVDMPPRDIEAVLAAVPLDLLQFHGDESPAACEALGRPYIKALRVRAGDDVAALVDAYPGARAVLLDTFVDGVPGGTGQPFDWALVPANLSKPVILAGGLTPGNVAAAIAQVRPYAVDVSGGVEASKGIKDAAKVENFVRAVRAVGDSM; this is encoded by the coding sequence TTGTCAGTCGTTCGCAGCAAGATTTGTGGGATTACCCGTCTCGAGGATGGGCTGGCTGCCGTGGCGGCGGGCGCCGATGCCATCGGGCTGGTGTTCTATGCACCCAGCCCGCGGGCGGTCTCGGTCGAGCAGGCGCAAGCCATCGTCGCCGGCCTGCCGCCATTCGTGACCACCGTCGGCCTGTTCGTCGACATGCCGCCGCGCGACATCGAGGCGGTGCTGGCCGCTGTCCCCCTGGATCTCCTGCAATTTCACGGCGACGAAAGTCCGGCGGCGTGCGAGGCGCTGGGCCGGCCGTACATCAAGGCGCTGCGTGTACGCGCGGGCGATGACGTCGCCGCGCTGGTGGATGCCTACCCGGGCGCCCGCGCCGTGCTCCTCGATACTTTCGTGGACGGTGTGCCCGGTGGCACCGGGCAGCCCTTCGACTGGGCGCTGGTGCCGGCGAACCTGAGCAAGCCGGTGATCCTCGCCGGCGGCCTGACGCCCGGCAACGTGGCGGCGGCCATCGCTCAGGTGCGCCCCTATGCCGTGGATGTCAGCGGCGGTGTCGAAGCGAGCAAGGGCATCAAGGATGCCGCCAAGGTCGAGAACTTCGTGCGCGCGGTGCGCGCGGTTGGAGACTCGATGTGA
- the truA gene encoding tRNA pseudouridine(38-40) synthase TruA, producing the protein MTAAEMAAVGIYKIALGVEYRGTRYRGFQRQRDGVPSIQASLETALSKVAGGAPVTLSCAGRTDALVHASGQVVHFDTRIERSMHAWVMGANMNLPGDISVTWAKAMPSHFDARFCAMARRYRYVIYNDQIRPAHMAEEVTWNHRPLDVERMREAAQVFLGTHDFSAFRARQCQAKSPIKTVHHLELLQHGRFIVLDIRANAFLHHMVRNIAGVLMTIGAGERPVEWAGQVLRTGVRRTGGVTAHPYGLYLVQVDYPQEFDLPTRYLGPHFLSGLADVAARSN; encoded by the coding sequence ATGACGGCAGCCGAAATGGCTGCCGTCGGCATTTACAAGATCGCCCTGGGTGTCGAGTACCGCGGCACCCGCTACCGCGGTTTCCAGCGTCAGCGCGATGGTGTTCCGTCGATCCAGGCGTCCCTCGAAACGGCCTTGTCCAAGGTTGCCGGTGGCGCTCCGGTGACGCTCAGCTGTGCCGGGCGTACCGACGCGCTGGTGCATGCCAGCGGCCAGGTGGTGCATTTCGACACCCGCATCGAGCGCTCCATGCACGCCTGGGTGATGGGCGCCAACATGAACCTGCCGGGCGATATCAGCGTCACCTGGGCCAAGGCGATGCCGAGCCATTTCGATGCGCGCTTCTGCGCCATGGCACGGCGTTACCGCTACGTGATCTACAACGACCAGATCCGCCCGGCGCACATGGCCGAGGAGGTCACCTGGAACCACCGCCCGCTGGATGTCGAGCGCATGCGCGAAGCGGCCCAGGTATTTCTCGGCACCCATGATTTCAGCGCCTTCCGCGCCCGGCAGTGCCAGGCCAAGTCGCCGATCAAGACGGTCCACCACCTCGAGTTGCTGCAGCATGGCCGCTTCATCGTCCTGGATATCCGCGCCAATGCCTTTCTGCATCACATGGTGCGCAACATCGCCGGCGTACTGATGACCATCGGCGCCGGCGAGCGGCCGGTGGAGTGGGCCGGGCAAGTGCTGCGCACCGGCGTACGGCGCACCGGCGGGGTGACCGCTCACCCGTACGGGCTGTATCTGGTGCAGGTGGACTACCCACAGGAATTCGACCTGCCGACCCGTTACCTGGGGCCGCACTTTCTGTCCGGTCTCGCGGACGTGGCGGCGCGCAGCAATTAA